AAACATCTACACCATCTGCTACTAAAATGCACAAAAAGCCCTTGAAGAAAGGCTTCCAGCTAGTAGCAGATAAAAAAGTTAAACGTTTTATCTGCTACTAACAAGCGGTATCTGCTACCAGCATACTTACTTTAGTAAGCCCGGCAGACATTTTACAACTTCCGGAGTGAGATTTATTTTTTCAGGAATGACTTTTATATTATCTTGTACAAAACATTGTATTGTTCTGTACAAAAGAATTAATTACCTTGTACAAAAGAATGCAATCTTTTGTACAAGATATTACATATAAACCTAATCTAATTTTAAAAAATAGAGCGGACATTGACTATTATCCGCACGGATGTTTTCAAAAGTCCCAGGCAAAGTAGTGGCAGATGGCAAAATCTAGTGGTAGATAAATAGTTAAACTTTTTTATCTACCACTAAAATAAAGCACTCATAATCAAACAATAACATCCAAATTAGTAGCAGGTGGAAGATGTTTTTTGTTTTTTTGATTTCTATATGCCTTTTGCAGCATGGGTTGTTTCTCATTACAACCAAGCGATTAAATAAAAACTACAATTATTTTACTATAAAATGATATTTCCCCGATTCAACATTATAAACTACTTTATCATTTATCTTTTCTAAGCAAGTTATTCCTTTGGATTGACTTGCAGCCACATTACTTTCCTGTACAGATGATTCAGAAGTAGCAGGAATATAGACCTTAGCGGTGGCATTAACAGGAACAGATATCTCCAGATTTATTTTTCCATCCTTCTTATACCAATATACACTAATCAATCCACTTACAGAATTAAATGAACCTTTTGCCCATTCCATATCAGGAACAATAGCTGGATTAATAATGACGTTTTTAAATCCAGGGTTCATTTCGTCATTAGCTATACCCAACAAATCATGAAAGAACCATTCATTGATTTGTCCTAGCATAAAGTGATTCTGAGAGCCAAATCCTCCTTCTAAACCACAATTCCACTTTTCGGCCAGTGAAGTAGCTCCCATCTTCAACTGATAACCATATCCCGGCTTTTCTGATTGATTATTCATTTTATAAATCAATTCAGACTGTCCATTATCCGCCAAAGCACGCAATAAGTATTGATATCCCACATCACCAGAAGTCTGGGAATTTCCTTTATCGTGAATATCGGTAACGATGGCATCCAATGTACGCTTCTTATTTTGTGGTTCTATAATTCCCAAAGCAATAGGCATTGCGTTTGATGTTTGAGAATTATAGCAATAAGTCCCCGTCTCCGAATGATAAAATTTCTCATTAAAAGATTTCCGAATCTCTTCAGCCTTTAATTTAAAGATTTGCTCATCTCCTTCTCTATGCAATAATGCAGCAATTTTAGAAAGAATAACGTTATCATAAAAATAGGTGGCAGTAGCGGTAAATTCCGGAGGAGTCAATTGCCATCCCCATGGTTCTTTAGGTCCCTGATCACACCAGTCTCCTAATCCGGCATATACAATATTATTCTTGGCCAGGGAAGATAAGAAAGAAACATATCTCTTCATTGAATCATAATAGCGTTCAAACAAATATGTATCCCCCGAAAACAAGTATTGTTGCCAAGGTACAATAATTAAAGCACTTCCCCATTCGGGTGAAATACGCATATTTCCAAGAGGTTCCTTTATCAAATCTGTTGCAGCAAAATATTCCGGAGAAATACATGGAACAAGACCAAAATCCAGTTGGCTGTCAGACATATCATTGACTACTTTTCTAAAAAATGGAGTCATATCAAAATTATATCTTAAAGCCGGCCCATTTAGTTGTGTTTCTTCCAGCCAACCAAGTTTCTCACGGGCTGGGCAATCAGTCATCACACTCATCATATTACTACGTTGCGCCCATCTGACCAAAGAATAGATTTTATTGAACAGCTTATTTGATGTTTCAAAAGTACCTATCGGAGTTGAGCTTGCATGCACAACGACTCCTTCCAGATTAATCACTTCCGGTAAAGTTCCTTTAGAATCAGGGTAAAGTTCCACTTGCAAATAACGACCACCTTGATAAAAGAACTGAGGGAACCAACTCTCTTTATCTTTTCCTGCCAAAGTATATTGCCAGTAAGCCGGACGAACCCCATCTTGTGTGACAGATCTTCTATCCACCAAACTATCTTTTTGGATTAGTTCAGCCGGATTAATTCTTATATAAGCCCCCTTATTACCTTTCACCTGAATACGGGGCATCAAAGAAGCATTTTGTCCTAAATCATATAAAAAAATATTTGGCTTAACCTTCGTTACAGAGATAGGTTTAAGAACCTCAATTTCCTTAATCGCCGGGGCACTGCATGACAAGCCTTTCAATTTACCGCCTGGTCCTTTGCAAATTACAGCACCATACCATTTTTTTATCGGAAGAAGTCGTGCATCAAAGTCCTCTCCTCCATATATATTCGAAAAAATAACTGGGCCTGGAGCAACGCGCCATGTAGCATCGGTTCCTATTTTCTCAATAGAGCCGTCTTCATATTCCAGTTTCAATTGTGCAATTACTTTCAGAGGACCATAAGAATTCAGGAATTTCACATACCTTTCCACATTATCAGGTTGAATATTATACATTCCATTACTTAAAATAACGGATAAGGTATTATTTCCTTTTTTCAATTGCTCTGTCACATCATAGGTATCATACAACACTGTTTTGTTATAGTTTGTCCATCCTGGAGCCAGTTTGTAATCACCTGTTTTCTTTCCATTGATTGTCAGTTCATACTGACCAAGACCACTAATATGAATGATAGCGCTTTTTAATTTTGATTTAACGTTCACATCCTTTTCAGCAACCAAAGAAGAATAATTCAACGTATCACCATCTGCCGAAATTGCTAATGACTTAGGAAAGTCACGTTTCCTTCCAATATCCTGTCTTGGGTTTTGTGGAACCATTGCATATTTCTCAGCTCCTGCAGCGGTTATCCATTCTGCATTCCATTTATCTCCATTAAGCAAACCCATAATCCAATAAGAGGGAGAACTCAACAATGAAGGCACATCATCCTCATTCCACACTTTTACATTCCACCAATATTTATTTCCGTCAGTAAAATGTAGATTTTTTAAGGTATGTCGCATTTGATTCGAAATGATTTTTTCTGAAAGAAAAACATCTCCTATTCCCCTTTTTGCTTTTTCAAAAGAGGAGGAAACTATAATCTGGTAAGCTGTTTGCTTACTTCCTCTACGAGTGTTATCTATTTCGGTAAGTTTCCACGAGAGCATGGGTTGCTCTACATCAATTCCTTTAGGATTATTAAGATATTCACACTGCATTTCTGTCACAGAAATTGATGAATGTTTGCTTTTCTGTATACCTGCCTGCATTATAAACGGATTAATAACAAGTATGAGGCCAATAAATATTTGCTTTAATTTCATCGTAATATTTTTAAGGTTTCATTTTTATTAGACTATATATCAAATACGAACATCAGTAACTTTTTGCTCAAACCATTTCTAAAACAGACTTTAAGCACAGTAAGGTAATTGACTACAAAGTCTTATATATCGTGCTGTAAAACTAGATATTCCCTTTCAAACAGAACTAGATAATAAGATCAATTTGGTATAAATAACAGTATTGCAACAAGAAAATAATTTATTATTGTATTATTTTGGTCCCAAAATTAGCAAATATTCAGCAAAGAATAAGCAAAATATAACTTTTAGTTTCTTCTTTACCCTTAAAGTAGCGCACGCGGATGTTCCTGATCTAAAGAGTTAGGAATCTGAATTTTATGAGCAATTAACTGCAATGAGAAAAGAAGGCTAACCAGCAATATTATCCGTTTCATTCTTCTTAGTAATTTATTCATGTGAAATGAATACGAATAAACTAATTGATTCACTCAATGACTTAAAATTATTGGAGTATTATTTTATATTATTGGCCAATGATTTCCAATTTATTGGTGAATGGTTTTTATTTATTGGCGAATAATGTGTATTTTTGCACGCATAACATTCCAAACATATACATTACATCATGCAAGAAAAGATTATTATTCTTGATTTCGGATCACAAACCACCCAGCTTATCGGCCGAAGGGTGCGTGAATTGGATACGTATTGCGAGATTCTGCCCTACAACAAATTCCCTAAAAACGATGAGTCGGTAAAGGGAGTTATTCTATCCGGAAGCCCTTTCTCAGTATATGATGAAGCGGCTTTTAAAATCGAGTTAAGCGAAATTCGTGGAAAATATCCTATTCTGGGTATCTGCTATGGTGCGCAGTTTATAGCATACACTAATGGCGGTAAGGTTGAACCAGCTGCCACACGTGAATATGGACGTGCCAACCTTGGAACTTTCTGCAAAGACAACGTTTTGTTTAAAGGAGTAGAAAAGAATTCACAGGTATGGATGAGCCACGGCGACACTATTACTTCCATTCCTGATAACTTTAAAACAATCGCTTCTACAAACGAGGTAGCTATTGCTGCTTATCAGGTAGAAAACGAACAAATATGGGGTGTACAGTTCCACCCTGAAGTATTCCACACTGTTGATGGAACACAGATTCTTCGCAACTTCGTAGTAGATGTTTGCGGATGCAAGCAAGACTGGAGTCCGGCTTCATTTATTGAAAGCACAGTTGCTCAATTGAAAGAGCAATTAGGCGATGATAAAGTAGTTCTTGGTCTTTCAGGTGGTGTAGATTCATCAGTTGCTGCCGTACTGCTTAACAAAGCAATTGGTAAGAACCTGACTTGTATCTTTGTAGATCACGGAATGCTTCGTAAAAACGAATTCGAGAATGTAATGACCGATTACGAACACTTAGGTCTTAACGTGATTGGTGTAAATGCAAAAGATAAATTCTTCAGCGAACTGGCTGGCGTAACAGATCCTGAACGCAAGCGTAAGATTATTGGTAAAGGTTTCATTGATGTATTCGACGAAGAAGCCCGCAAACTGAAAGATGTGAAATGGCTGGCACAAGGTACTATCTACCCAGACTGTATCGAGTCACTTTCCATCACCGGAACAGTAATCAAGAGCCACCACAACGTAGGTGGTCTTCCAGAAGAAATGAACCTGAAACTTTGCGAACCTCTACGCCTATTGTTCAAAGACGAAGTACGTCGTGTAGGTCGTAAGTTGGGTATGATGGAACATCTTATTACCCGTCATCCTTTCCCAGGTCCAGGTTTAGCCGTTCGTATCCTTGGCGATATTACTCCGGATAAAGTACGTGTACTTCAGGAAGCAGATGATATCTTCATCAGCGGACTACGCGAATGGGGACTTTACGATCAGGTATGGCAGGCAGGAGTAATCCTTCTTCCAGTGCAGTCAGTAGGTGTAATGGGTGATGAAAGAACATACGAGAATGCAGTAGCGCTTCGTGCCGTAACATCAACCGATGCCATGACAGCCGACTGGGCTCACCTACCCTACGAATTCCTTGGAAAAATATCCAACGAGATCATCAATAAGGTAAAAGGTGTGAACCGTGTTACTTATGATATAAGCTCTAAACCACCAGCTACTATAGAGTGGGAATAGTATTATTCCTTTAGGGGAATGACTTAATATATTTTGTTTAATCGCCAAAACATTTCTGTTGGAATGTTTTGGCGATTTTTTGTTAGACAATAAATTTAGCCATAAAAGGGGTATTTCTAAACACTATCTTATTGGTCATTAAAAGCTAACAATAGAGCAAAATGAGATTAATTCACAATTTCCAATTCCAAATATTTCTCATATGCGGCAACTAATATTTTAAAGTAGTTTATTTGGTCAAGCTCTCCAGCTCTATTAGCAAAAGGTGTTATCTTTGAAATATTAATTTCATAACTATATTCTCTTGTATATTGAAGAGTATATTTAAAATAAAAGTTCAATTCCTCACTACTATAAGACTGTACCTCACTAAATCCTTTCGAAAAATCAGCAAATAAAAAACAATAAGTTTGAAGCTCATAATCATTTCTTAAAATCATCTTAGTAGACAATCTTAAGCATTTTTCTAAAACAATATGAAGCTTATAGGTATCACCGAACATTGATTTTAAAAAATCAAACAATAATACAATTTCTATTTGTGAATTTGAATATAGCCTCTTATCCGAGAATCGAATTTTATAACTATCAATCTTACATGGCTTATCGTTGTACTTCAATAGCGCTCTTAAATTTACTAAATTATACCGCACCATTTCTTTTACTATATCCATAAGCAATCGCCCCAAATAGCTCTCTCCATATCCGAACTTATAAAAACCTTGTAATTCTACAGGATATTGTATATTTTCCAATACCTTCTCCAAAGAATTAGCTATGGACTCTCTATTATCAAATTCATAAACCTCACGACTATAAAATTTATCAATATATCCACTAAAGTCAACTTTATCGCCATAGCGAGCATGGTAGATATTACGAATATTAGCTATGTCACAGACAAAGACTATCTTATCAATACCGAATTTAAAGTTTCCTTTTTGATAATAATCTGCATGAGCTGCAAAAACATTCAGCAAACGAAATATATGTTCAGGATCTAATCGGTCTAAATCATCAATAACTAAGACAACTTCTTTTTTAGTATTCGTTTTCAACGAGTCTATTAGCAAAGTTATTAACTCAGTAATTGCATTCTCTTCAAAGATTGAACCTTTTTTATCCTTAAAAGTAATAATAGAATCGGTTATTTCTTTCCATTGATCAATACTTACACTTTTCTTGTATTCATTATATTTTCCTACAATCTTTTCAACAACTTTATATAAGACTTCAAATAAAAGGCCCTCTTTCCCTGTCTTTCCTATAAAAGAAGCCAAAAGAGCAAAGAGATTATTATTATTCTGTAAGAACATTGGAAGAGCTAATTTATTACTAAACGCCTCCTTCTTGAATGTTACATTTTTGCCCATGAGTTCAAAGGCTATATCAAATTTTATATATTCAAAAATATCTTCATTCGAGGATACTGCATAATTGACAGGTCGCAATATGACTGCTTCGTAGTCTGAACTTTTATTAAAGTATTCATTGATAAAATATGATTTACCAATTCCAAATGCCCCTGAGAAAATTATTCGTTCATTGTCTGGTAAAGAAATAAATTTATCAAAGCGATTTTTCTCAGATGTTATATCTATTTTTATTGATTCTGTTGACATAGTAATTTTGATTATTTTATTAAAGCCCCAACGAATTAAGTTTCAAAAAATCAGCAAGATGTAAATGCTGGATGCCTTCCACATCACTACCTTTATTGAATTCATCAAGACTCACCACATACTTTGGATAGTTATCTTGTATTGCCATCAGATTTCCAAACTCACGCTCCCGGGTCTTTTCATCTACAAGCAAATATGTAACTTGAACGTATACTTTCTTACCTTGCTTTAGTCCTACAAAGTCTACTTCCTGTGCATCATTCTTCCCGACATAAACATCATATTGCAAAGAGCAAAGGTGTAGATAGACAGCATTTTCCAACAATTTATGAATATCTCTTTGAAGATTAAATCCTTGATGACAGTTACGCAATCCCAGATCTTCGAAGAAATATTTGTCACCTACCTCAAATTTCTTTAATCCGTTTATATCTATTCGCCCTACTTTATTTATTAAATAAGCATTGGACAGCGCTTTAAGGTAATTTATTACTTGTGTGGTAGAAATATCTATCCTCTGAGATTTTAAATATTTACTGATGTTATTCGCCGAAAACAAACTTCCAACATTATCTGCTGTATAAGATGCTAAAGTCTCTAAGAAATCAACATTACGTATACCTTCACGTTTAATTACATCTTTCAACAAAATAGTTGAATAGACATTGCGAAGATACTCAAACGCCAGTTCATCCGTAAGAGCTAGTCGTGATAAATAGGGCAAACCGCCATAGGTAAGATAAGACATGAGGCTCTGGTTATTATCCGGCAAATTATGAAAAACAAGAAATTCATTATAATTCAGACTAT
This genomic interval from uncultured Bacteroides sp. contains the following:
- a CDS encoding family 78 glycoside hydrolase catalytic domain codes for the protein MKLKQIFIGLILVINPFIMQAGIQKSKHSSISVTEMQCEYLNNPKGIDVEQPMLSWKLTEIDNTRRGSKQTAYQIIVSSSFEKAKRGIGDVFLSEKIISNQMRHTLKNLHFTDGNKYWWNVKVWNEDDVPSLLSSPSYWIMGLLNGDKWNAEWITAAGAEKYAMVPQNPRQDIGRKRDFPKSLAISADGDTLNYSSLVAEKDVNVKSKLKSAIIHISGLGQYELTINGKKTGDYKLAPGWTNYNKTVLYDTYDVTEQLKKGNNTLSVILSNGMYNIQPDNVERYVKFLNSYGPLKVIAQLKLEYEDGSIEKIGTDATWRVAPGPVIFSNIYGGEDFDARLLPIKKWYGAVICKGPGGKLKGLSCSAPAIKEIEVLKPISVTKVKPNIFLYDLGQNASLMPRIQVKGNKGAYIRINPAELIQKDSLVDRRSVTQDGVRPAYWQYTLAGKDKESWFPQFFYQGGRYLQVELYPDSKGTLPEVINLEGVVVHASSTPIGTFETSNKLFNKIYSLVRWAQRSNMMSVMTDCPAREKLGWLEETQLNGPALRYNFDMTPFFRKVVNDMSDSQLDFGLVPCISPEYFAATDLIKEPLGNMRISPEWGSALIIVPWQQYLFSGDTYLFERYYDSMKRYVSFLSSLAKNNIVYAGLGDWCDQGPKEPWGWQLTPPEFTATATYFYDNVILSKIAALLHREGDEQIFKLKAEEIRKSFNEKFYHSETGTYCYNSQTSNAMPIALGIIEPQNKKRTLDAIVTDIHDKGNSQTSGDVGYQYLLRALADNGQSELIYKMNNQSEKPGYGYQLKMGATSLAEKWNCGLEGGFGSQNHFMLGQINEWFFHDLLGIANDEMNPGFKNVIINPAIVPDMEWAKGSFNSVSGLISVYWYKKDGKINLEISVPVNATAKVYIPATSESSVQESNVAASQSKGITCLEKINDKVVYNVESGKYHFIVK
- the guaA gene encoding glutamine-hydrolyzing GMP synthase, giving the protein MQEKIIILDFGSQTTQLIGRRVRELDTYCEILPYNKFPKNDESVKGVILSGSPFSVYDEAAFKIELSEIRGKYPILGICYGAQFIAYTNGGKVEPAATREYGRANLGTFCKDNVLFKGVEKNSQVWMSHGDTITSIPDNFKTIASTNEVAIAAYQVENEQIWGVQFHPEVFHTVDGTQILRNFVVDVCGCKQDWSPASFIESTVAQLKEQLGDDKVVLGLSGGVDSSVAAVLLNKAIGKNLTCIFVDHGMLRKNEFENVMTDYEHLGLNVIGVNAKDKFFSELAGVTDPERKRKIIGKGFIDVFDEEARKLKDVKWLAQGTIYPDCIESLSITGTVIKSHHNVGGLPEEMNLKLCEPLRLLFKDEVRRVGRKLGMMEHLITRHPFPGPGLAVRILGDITPDKVRVLQEADDIFISGLREWGLYDQVWQAGVILLPVQSVGVMGDERTYENAVALRAVTSTDAMTADWAHLPYEFLGKISNEIINKVKGVNRVTYDISSKPPATIEWE
- a CDS encoding P-loop NTPase fold protein, which codes for MSTESIKIDITSEKNRFDKFISLPDNERIIFSGAFGIGKSYFINEYFNKSSDYEAVILRPVNYAVSSNEDIFEYIKFDIAFELMGKNVTFKKEAFSNKLALPMFLQNNNNLFALLASFIGKTGKEGLLFEVLYKVVEKIVGKYNEYKKSVSIDQWKEITDSIITFKDKKGSIFEENAITELITLLIDSLKTNTKKEVVLVIDDLDRLDPEHIFRLLNVFAAHADYYQKGNFKFGIDKIVFVCDIANIRNIYHARYGDKVDFSGYIDKFYSREVYEFDNRESIANSLEKVLENIQYPVELQGFYKFGYGESYLGRLLMDIVKEMVRYNLVNLRALLKYNDKPCKIDSYKIRFSDKRLYSNSQIEIVLLFDFLKSMFGDTYKLHIVLEKCLRLSTKMILRNDYELQTYCFLFADFSKGFSEVQSYSSEELNFYFKYTLQYTREYSYEINISKITPFANRAGELDQINYFKILVAAYEKYLELEIVN
- a CDS encoding ATP-binding protein, translated to MKIINRPIYSERIKPFIGKGIIKVLTGQRRVGKSCILQQIQQDIIQSNPDANIIYISMEYEEFRIIQNDSDLFEYLKDKIKPHADNYLFIDEVQDIEGFEHVLRSLQSKDACDIFITGSNARMLSSELSTYLSGRYIEFHIHSLNYNEFLVFHNLPDNNQSLMSYLTYGGLPYLSRLALTDELAFEYLRNVYSTILLKDVIKREGIRNVDFLETLASYTADNVGSLFSANNISKYLKSQRIDISTTQVINYLKALSNAYLINKVGRIDINGLKKFEVGDKYFFEDLGLRNCHQGFNLQRDIHKLLENAVYLHLCSLQYDVYVGKNDAQEVDFVGLKQGKKVYVQVTYLLVDEKTREREFGNLMAIQDNYPKYVVSLDEFNKGSDVEGIQHLHLADFLKLNSLGL